The nucleotide window AAGCTGAAAGCGCTGGGCGCGAACATCGAGCGCGTCACCGGCGAATAACCTGCGGCACTGAAGCAGACAGAAAAACCAGTCACGTTACCGTGGCTGGTTTTTTTTCGTCTCAGCGACGGGGTTTGATCTTTTTCAGATCCTGCGGGGATCGCATGCGCTTTTTACGATCCAGCAGCCGCTGCGTCACCGGATCAAAATAGCGGCTGGGCCAGATCTCGGAAGGGTGCAGCTCCAGTGCGCTGGCGATCAGCCACTCGCCCTTTGGCCACGGGCGGGTAAGCGCATTGGCCAGCGTGGATGAACTCAGGCCACACTGCCGCGACAGTGCTGCCATGGATGTGCCCCGCTTGCGCAGGGCAGCGATAATATCTGCCGGGTGCCAATCCTCTCTCCTTGCGTGCATAACTCTCTTCTCCATGTCCGTGTTATTACTGCATCTCTGTAACGCATGTTTTTCTGGCACAGAGACAACTGGAAAGAACCGGATTTTTATAGCAAATAATTTCCATAAGTTTCCAGTAATTGTTTTGGCAGCGCATGAAACTGCGTCGCCTTTCGCAAAAATCTGCAAACGGATGTAATCCATGAGAAGGGGGAAAGGAGAGGGGAAGCGGGGAAAAACGGGGCCATCAGGCCCCGCATACGGTATCAGAAGTCGCGCTGCACCGACATATGCGCCAGCGCTTCCAGCGCGCTGCGCCACGGTGTTTCCGGCAGCACCTGCAGAGCGGTAATGGCTTTATCCGCCTCTTCCTCGGCGCGCTTGCGCGTCCACTCCAGCGAACCGGTCTGCTGCATCGCTGCCAGCACCGGCTCCAGCAGATGGCGTCCGTTGCCCTCTTCGATGGCCTGGCGGATCATCTGCGCCTGTTCGGGCGTGCCGTGGTGCATCGCGTGCAGCAGCGGCAGCGTCGGTTTGCCTTCGCTGAGGTCGTCGCCGGTGTTTTTACCCAGCGTCTGCCCGTCGGCGCTGTAATCCAGCAGATCATCAATTAACTGGAAAGCGGTGCCAAGGTAACGCCCGTAATCCTGCAGCGCTTTTTCCTGCTCCGGCGTGGCCTCTGCCAGGATTGCAGACGCCTGCGAGGCCGCTTCAAACAGACGGGCGGTTTTACTGTAGATCACCCGCATGTAGCTCTCTTCAGTGATGTCAGGATCGTTGCAGTTCATCAGCTGCAGCACTTCTCCTTCCGCGATCACATTCACCGCTTCGGACATCAGCGCCAGGATCTTCAGCGATCCCATGCTGGTCATCATCTGAAACGCGCGGGTATAGATAAAATCTCCTACCAGCACGCTGGCGGCGTTGCCGAAGGCGGCGTTAGCAGTGGCTTTGCCACGGCGCATATCGGATTCATCCACCACGTCGTCATGCAGCAGCGTCGCCGTGTGGATAAATTCGATCAGCGCCGCATTGGTCACATGCAGCGATCCCTGATAATTCAGCGCGCGTGCCGACAGCACCGCGATCATCGGACGGATGCGTTTGCCGCCGCCGCTGATGATGTAATAGCCCAACTGGTTGATCAGTGAGACATCTGAATTCAGCTGGTCGAGGATGGTCTGGTTGACGGCCGCCATGTCCTGCGCGGTTAATTCGTTAATCTGTTCTAAGTTCATTCGTCTGTTCAGCTTTGACTCGTTTTTTGCATGGTAAGCGCTTTTACCCAGCGTGAGTTCAGGTAATCTGTTACTGATTGTACTTGAAAAATCGGGTTGAGAAACGATTGCATTCGTCCTGCGCTTTTTTTCTGCAAGAGAGTGCAAAGTGCACTTGTCTTCTGCTGGAGTTTTGCGTAGAATTCGCGCCCTATTGTGAATATTTATCGCGCCGCCTGATGAACAGAAAGGCATGCGCAGAAGCGGAGTTTTATATGTACGCGGTTTTCCAAAGTGGTGGTAAACAACACCGAGTAAGCGAAGGTCAGACCGTTCGCCTGGAAAAGCTGGACATCGCAACCGGTGAAACCATCGAGTTCGACCAGGTTCTGATGATTGCAAATGGCGAAGACGTGAAAATCGGCGCGCCACTGGTTTCAGGCGGTGTGATCAAAGCAGAAGTTGTTGCTCACGGTCGTGGCGAGAAAGTTAAAATCGTTAAGTTTCGTCGTCGTAAACACTACCGTAAGCAAGCTGGTCACCGTCAGTGGTTCACTGATGTGAAAATCACTGTGATCAGCGCGTAAGAGGAGATCTGACAAATGGCACACAAAAAGGCTGGTGGTTCGACTCGTAACGGTCGCGACTCCAACGCAAAACGTCTGGGCGTAAAGCGCTTCGGTGGTGAATCTGTTCTGGCAGGTAGCATCATCGTTCGTCAGCGTGGCACCAAATTCCACGCAGGTAACAACGTAGGTTGTGGTCGTGACCACACTCTGTTTGCTACCGCAGACGGCAAAGTAAAATTCGAAGTTAAAGGCCCGAACAACCGTAAATACATCAGCATCGTTGCTGAGTAAGGTTGTCGTGCCCCGGACGGTAACCGTCTGAACACACGAATGAAAGGCCCCGCAGCTTTGCGGGGCTTTTTACATTCTGCTGCAGGTGACGGCATTCCTTCTGACCCTGTGGCGCAGTTTGCTGTACAATTTATGTACATCTGGCCTTGCCAATCCTGTATTATCCGCCGCCGGTCAGCGCAGAAGACCCTGGCGGACCCGTTTGCTGCCTGCAGGCTGGCGCAAACGACAGCGTGACGGAGATAGAAAATGAAGTTTGTTGATGAAGCAACGATCCTGGTGGTTGCGGGTGATGGCGGCAACGGTTGCGTCAGCTTCCGCCGTGAAAAGTACATCCCGAAAGGGGGACCTGACGGCGGTGACGGCGGCGATGGCGGCGACGTATACCTGCTGGCGGATGAGAACCTTAACACCCTGATCGATTACCGCTTCGAAAAAGCGTTTCGCGCAGAGCGCGGGCAGAACGGCCAGAGCCGTGACTGTACCGGTAAGCGTGGCAAAGACGTGATTATTAAAGTGCCGGTCGGTACCCGCGTCATCGATCAGGGCACCGGCGAAACGCTGGGCGATATGACGCGCCATGAGCAGAAGCTGATGGTGGCGAAAGGTGGCTGGCACGGTCTGGGTAATACCCGCTTTAAGTCATCGGTAAACCGTACGCCGCGCCAGAAAACCATGGGCACGCCGGGCGAGAAGCGTGACCTGCAGCTGGAACTGATGCTGCTGGCTGACGTAGGCATGCTGGGGCTGCCAAACGCCGGTAAATCGACCTTTATCCGCGCAGTCTCGGCGGCCAAACCGAAGGTGGCAGACTATCCGTTTACCACGCTGGTACCCAGCCTGGGCGTTGTCCGTATGGACAGCGAAAAGAGCTTTGTGGTTGCCGACATTCCGGGCCTGATAGAAGGTGCCGCGGAAGGTGCGGGTCTGGGCATTCGCTTCCTGAAACATCTGGAGCGCTGCCGCGTGCTGCTGCACCTGATCGATATTGCGCCGATTGATGAGTCCGATCCGGTCGAAAACGCCCGCATCATTCTGGGCGAGCTGGAAAAATACAGCGACAAGCTGTTCCAGAAGCCACGCTGGCTGGTCTTCAATAAAACTGACCTGCTGAGTCCGGAAGAAGCGGAAAGCCGCGCGAAGGCAATTGCCGAAGCGCTGGGCTGGGAAGACAAATACTATCTGATCTCGGCCGCCAGCCGCGAAGGTGTCAACGCACTGTGCTGGGATGTGATGAGCTTTATCATTGCCAATCCGAAAGAAGCCGAGCAGGAAGAGAAGCAGCCGGAAAAAGTGGCCTTCATGTGGGATGACTATCACCGTGAAGCCATGGAAAATGCCCAGGAAGTGGAAGAAGACGATGACTGGGATGACGACTGGGACGATGAAGACGACGAAGGTGTCGAGATCATTTATCAGCGTTAATACAGACAGAAAACAGCGGCCTGCGGGCCGCTTTTTTTTGCCTGTAAAATCCGGGGTTGCCTGCTGACGCTTACGGGCGCAGCAGGGTAACCGTGCAGGCCCGTGCAGCCGTGCGCTTCGGCAGGCGTCACAGCGGCCAGGCTGGCAACCGGGTGTTATCCCAGCACGGCCACCGTCAGCCGGCAGCTGCAGCACAGCTGATCGCGACTGTTACGGATCTCTATCTGCCAGCTCTGCGTGCGCGCGCCCAGATGCAGCGGACGACAGAGGCCGCGTACCTCACCACTGCTGACTGCGCGATGATGACTGGCGCTGACCTCGATGCCCACCACGCTCTGGCCCTCTTCAACACACAGATAGCCGGCAACCGAGCCCATGGATTCCGCCAGCACCACGGAAGCCCCGCCGTGCAGCAGGCCAAAGGGTTGCTGCGTGCGTGCATCCACCGGCATAGTGGCTTCAAGCGACTCATCGCCAACATGCGTAAACCGGATCCCAAGATGGGAGACCAGCGAATGTTCGCTCAGCGCATTCAGCGCGTCAGGATCGAGCGTGCGTTTCCAGATTGTCATGCGTCAGGCTCCCAGCGTTGCGCCACCGTCTACCACAATATCCTGCAATACCACGTGGCTGGCGAGATCCGAGGCGAGAAACAGGATCGTGTTCACGATCTCCTGCGGCTGCGCGATCTTGCGCAGCGGAATGCCCAGCTTATATTGATCCGGAAAGCCATTGATCGTCGCCTGCTCGGCGTCCGCGGTGTGCCACAGGCTGCGCTGCATATCCGTGTCCGTTGAACCCGGCGAGACCAGATTACAGCGCACGCCACAGGGTGCCATTTCCAGCCCTACCGTCTGGCACAGGCTGCGCAGAGCCGCTTTGGACGCGCCGTAGGCTGACATTCCCAGACGCGGCGCATGGGCCGCGTTGGAGGCGACGGTCACGATTGCCCCGGCGCGCTGCTGACGAAAGCGCGGCAGCGTCTGCTGGAACAGGTTAAACGCGCCGCCCGCATTGACCGCCAGGCAGGCCTGCCAGTCAGCAAACGACAGCGTCTCGGTGCTGCCGGTTCGCAGAATACCGGCGGCATTCACCAGCACATCAAGACGTGGCTGTGCAGCCAGCAGGCGCTGACACACGCGCTGTACCGCGTCGGGGTCAGCCACGTCGAGCGTTTCCGTCACAAACGGGTAGGCTGCCTGATCAAAACAGCGATCGAACCCAATCACCTGCGCGCCCGCCTGCTGGAATGCGCAGGCCGTGTGGTAACCAATTCCTTTGCCTGCGCCTGTCACCCACACCGTTTTACCCTGAAAATCAAACACGGCACTCATCGGGCTGGCGTCCGTGACAGCAGTGACCACCAGCCATTGATGCTGGGATTTTTCGCCAGGCTGACAAAATCAATATCGCCGTGTACCTGACGCCAGCGCGCCGCCAGCGCCATGACGCGCACAGAATCAAGGCCGTAGTCGATCAGGTTCTCATCATCTTCCGGCACGTCGTCATCTTCCAGCAGCGGCAAAATCAGCGCCCGCAGCGCGTCTTTGCTGAGCGGCAGCGGCATGATGTCATCGGTCATCACCACTTTGCCGCTGCGACCGGCGGTATAGGTCAGGGCCATCATGTGCTCTTCACGGGTAAAATCAGCCAGCGCATCGGCCACCATAAACGGCTGAATGTCACGCATAAAGGCATCCGTGGCGGTGGTCAGGCAACCAATATGCGCATAGACCCCGGTAATGATCAGCTGATCGCGGCCCATCTCCTGCAGGATGGCCTCCAGCGGCGAACGCACAAAGGCACTGTAGCGCCATTTGGTCAGTACCTGATCGGCCTCATCCGGTGCCAGCGCCGCGATAATCTTTTGCTGTTCCGGGTGTTTATTCAGTCCCGGACCCCACATGTCATTCAGCAGTGCCCGATCGGCCTCGCTCTGCTGAGCAGGCTGGGCGGTATAGAACACCGGTATGCCCTGCGTTTTGCAGTACGCGCGCAGGCGCGCGATGTTCTCCACTACCTGATTGATCAGCGGGCTGTTTTCGCCCCAGAAATTCAGGAAGTAGGTTTGCATATCATGAATCAGCAGCGCGGCACGCTGCGGTACTACGCGCCATTGCACTTTGCTGACGGGCAGGTCGCTGGCAGCAGGCAGCGTATAAGCATTCAGTCTGGGAATAGCCATTCTTATCTCCGGTAAATCAGGCCTGCGCGGGGGAACCGGCAAGCTGCTGGCGCAAACGTTTTTTATCCACCTTACCCACCGGGGTGAGCGGCAGTGCGTCGGCGCAGGTAATACGATCAGGTAATTTAAATTCAGCAATGCCCAGCTCACGCAGGTGACGGCGCAGCAGCGCAGGCTTCACCGGCTGGCGGGCAACAATAAAGGCGCAGCTTTTCTCGCCCAGTAAGGGATCATCCATCGACACCAGCGCGGCATGAATCACATCCGGGTGGCGCAGCAGCAGGTTTTCGATCTCTTCCGCGGCGATCTTCTCCCCGCCGCGGTTGATCTGATCTTTCTCGCGGCCCTGCACGGTGATATAGCCACGCGCGTCAATCGACACCAGATCGCCGGAGCAGTAAAAGCCGGCAGCATCAAAACTGGCGGCGTTATGCGCCGGGCTGTTGTAGTAACCGCGAAAGGTATAAGGGCCGCGCGTCATCAGACGGCCGACCGCGCCGGCGGGCAGCGGATTACCCTGGGCGTCAGCGACCCACACCTCATCATCGT belongs to Candidatus Pantoea soli and includes:
- a CDS encoding helix-turn-helix domain-containing protein, whose amino-acid sequence is MHARREDWHPADIIAALRKRGTSMAALSRQCGLSSSTLANALTRPWPKGEWLIASALELHPSEIWPSRYFDPVTQRLLDRKKRMRSPQDLKKIKPRR
- the ispB gene encoding octaprenyl diphosphate synthase produces the protein MNLEQINELTAQDMAAVNQTILDQLNSDVSLINQLGYYIISGGGKRIRPMIAVLSARALNYQGSLHVTNAALIEFIHTATLLHDDVVDESDMRRGKATANAAFGNAASVLVGDFIYTRAFQMMTSMGSLKILALMSEAVNVIAEGEVLQLMNCNDPDITEESYMRVIYSKTARLFEAASQASAILAEATPEQEKALQDYGRYLGTAFQLIDDLLDYSADGQTLGKNTGDDLSEGKPTLPLLHAMHHGTPEQAQMIRQAIEEGNGRHLLEPVLAAMQQTGSLEWTRKRAEEEADKAITALQVLPETPWRSALEALAHMSVQRDF
- the rplU gene encoding 50S ribosomal protein L21, translated to MYAVFQSGGKQHRVSEGQTVRLEKLDIATGETIEFDQVLMIANGEDVKIGAPLVSGGVIKAEVVAHGRGEKVKIVKFRRRKHYRKQAGHRQWFTDVKITVISA
- the rpmA gene encoding 50S ribosomal protein L27, yielding MAHKKAGGSTRNGRDSNAKRLGVKRFGGESVLAGSIIVRQRGTKFHAGNNVGCGRDHTLFATADGKVKFEVKGPNNRKYISIVAE
- the cgtA gene encoding Obg family GTPase CgtA, which translates into the protein MKFVDEATILVVAGDGGNGCVSFRREKYIPKGGPDGGDGGDGGDVYLLADENLNTLIDYRFEKAFRAERGQNGQSRDCTGKRGKDVIIKVPVGTRVIDQGTGETLGDMTRHEQKLMVAKGGWHGLGNTRFKSSVNRTPRQKTMGTPGEKRDLQLELMLLADVGMLGLPNAGKSTFIRAVSAAKPKVADYPFTTLVPSLGVVRMDSEKSFVVADIPGLIEGAAEGAGLGIRFLKHLERCRVLLHLIDIAPIDESDPVENARIILGELEKYSDKLFQKPRWLVFNKTDLLSPEEAESRAKAIAEALGWEDKYYLISAASREGVNALCWDVMSFIIANPKEAEQEEKQPEKVAFMWDDYHREAMENAQEVEEDDDWDDDWDDEDDEGVEIIYQR
- a CDS encoding hotdog fold thioesterase translates to MTIWKRTLDPDALNALSEHSLVSHLGIRFTHVGDESLEATMPVDARTQQPFGLLHGGASVVLAESMGSVAGYLCVEEGQSVVGIEVSASHHRAVSSGEVRGLCRPLHLGARTQSWQIEIRNSRDQLCCSCRLTVAVLG
- the dhbA gene encoding 2,3-dihydro-2,3-dihydroxybenzoate dehydrogenase is translated as MSAVFDFQGKTVWVTGAGKGIGYHTACAFQQAGAQVIGFDRCFDQAAYPFVTETLDVADPDAVQRVCQRLLAAQPRLDVLVNAAGILRTGSTETLSFADWQACLAVNAGGAFNLFQQTLPRFRQQRAGAIVTVASNAAHAPRLGMSAYGASKAALRSLCQTVGLEMAPCGVRCNLVSPGSTDTDMQRSLWHTADAEQATINGFPDQYKLGIPLRKIAQPQEIVNTILFLASDLASHVVLQDIVVDGGATLGA
- a CDS encoding isochorismatase family protein yields the protein MAIPRLNAYTLPAASDLPVSKVQWRVVPQRAALLIHDMQTYFLNFWGENSPLINQVVENIARLRAYCKTQGIPVFYTAQPAQQSEADRALLNDMWGPGLNKHPEQQKIIAALAPDEADQVLTKWRYSAFVRSPLEAILQEMGRDQLIITGVYAHIGCLTTATDAFMRDIQPFMVADALADFTREEHMMALTYTAGRSGKVVMTDDIMPLPLSKDALRALILPLLEDDDVPEDDENLIDYGLDSVRVMALAARWRQVHGDIDFVSLAKNPSINGWWSLLSRTPAR